One stretch of Rhea pennata isolate bPtePen1 chromosome 23, bPtePen1.pri, whole genome shotgun sequence DNA includes these proteins:
- the SLC9A1 gene encoding sodium/hydrogen exchanger 1 has product MGAAALRALPWALLLLGPLLPGQGLQADPVPASEPLQRFPGAEPGGVTAAPPAAAHEIEPLHKQPGNHSGEGAAKPRKAFPVLGIDYAHVRIPFEISLWILLACLMKLGFHVIPSVSSIVPESCLLIVVGLLVGGLIKGVGEKPPILRSEIFFLFLLPPIILDAGYFLPLRQFTENLGTILIFAVVGTLWNAFFLGGLMYAVCQIGGTGLNHIGLLANLLFGSIISAVDPVAVLAVFEEIHINELLHILVFGESLLNDAVTVVLYHLFEEFANFEQVTIIDIILGFLSFFVVSLGGVFVGVIYGVIAAFTSRFTSHIRVIEPLFVFLYSYMAYLSAELFHLSGIMALIASGVVMRPYVEANISHKSHTTIKYFLKMWSSVSETLIFIFLGVSTVAGHHYWNWTFVISTLLFCLIARVLGVLGLTWFINKFRIVKLTPKDQFIIAYGGLRGAIAFSLCYLLDYEHFNMRDMFLTAIITVIFFTVFVQGMTIRPLVDLLAVKKKQETKRSINEEIHTQFLDHLLTGIEDICGHYGHHHWKDKLNRFNKKYVKKCLIAGERSKEPQLIAFYHKMEMKQAIELVESGGLGKIPSAVSTVSMQNIQPKTLPVERALPALSKDKEEEIRKILRNNLQKTRQRLRSYNRHTLVADPYEEAWNQMLLRRQKARQLEQKMNNYLTVPAHKLDSPTMSRARIGSDPLAYEPKPDSENLPIITIDPASPQSPESVDLANEELKGSGHLSSSPEEDEEGLVMRVKEPSSPGTDDVFTPGTSDSPSNQRMLRCLSDPGPRPEPEEGEPFIPKGQ; this is encoded by the exons atgggcgccgcggcgctgcgcgccctgccctgggccctgctgctgctggggccgCTGCTGCCCGGCCAGGGCTTGCAGGCCGACCCGGTGCCGGCCTCGGAGCCGCTGCAGCGCTTCCCGGGCGCCGAGCCGGGGGGCGtcacggccgcgccgccggccgcggcccaCGAGATCGAGCCGCTGCACAAGCAGCCCGGGAACCACTCGGGCGAGGGCGCCGCCAAGCCCCGCAAAGCCTTCCCCGTGCTGGGCATCGACTACGCGCACGTCCGCATCCCCTTCGAGATCTCCCTCTGGATCCTGCTGGCCTGCCTCATGAAGCTGG GTTTCCATGTGATTCCCTCAGTGTCCAGCATCGTTCCTGAGAGCTGCCTGCTCATTGTGGTGGGCCTCTTGGTCGGGGGACTCATCAAAGGAGTGGGGGAAAAGCCCCCCATCCTCAGGTCGGAaatcttcttcctcttcctcctcccgcCCATCATCTTGGATGCCGGCTATTTCCTCCCCTTGCGCCAGTTCACGGAGAACCTGGGCACCATCCTCATCTTCGCCGTGGTGGGGACACTCTGGAACGCCTTCTTCCTGGGCGGCCTCATGTACGCCGTGTGCCAGATCGGCGGCACCGGCCTCAACCACATCGGCCTGTTGGCCAACCTGCTCTTCGGCAGCATCATCTCAGCCGTGGACCCCGTGGCCGTGCTGGCCGTCTTTGAGGAGATCCACATCAACGAGCTGCTGCACATCCTGGTCTTCGGGGAGTCCCTGCTGAACGACGCCGTCACCGTT gTCCTCTACCACCTCTTTGAGGAGTTTGCCAACTTCGAACAGGTGACCATTATCGATATCATCCTCGGCTTCCTCAGCTTCTTCGTGGTGTCACTGGGCGGCGTCTTCGTGGGCGTCATTTATGGGGTGATCGCTGCCTTCACGTCCCGCTTCACCTCCCACATCCGAGTCATCGAGCCCCTCTTCGTCTTCCTCTACAGCTACATGGCCTATCTCTCTGCCGAGCTCTTCCACCTCTCTGGCATCATGGC GCTCATTGCCTCTGGTGTGGTCATGCGACCCTATGTGGAAGCCAATATCTCCCACAAGTCCCACACCACCATCAAGTATTTCCTCAAGATGTGGAGCAGTGTGAGCGAGACCCTCATCTTCATCTTCCTGGGTGTCTCCACTGTGGCTGGCCACCACTACTGGAACTGGACCTTTGTCATCAGCACGCTGCTCTTCTGCCTCATTGCAAGAGTTTTAG GTGTCTTGGGCCTCACCTGGTTCATCAACAAGTTCCGAATTGTGAAGTTGACGCCCAAAGACCAGTTCATCATTGCCTACGGGGGCCTGCGGGGAGCCATTGCCTTCTCCCTCTGTTACCTCCTGGACTATGAGCATTTCAACATGAGGGACATGTTCCTCACCGCCATCATCACTGTCATCTTCTTCACCGTCTTCGTGCAG GGCATGACCATCCGGCCCTTGGTGGACCTGCTCGCGGTGAAGAAGAAGCAAGAGACAAAACGCTCCATCAACGAAGAGATCCACACACAG TTCCTGGATCACCTTCTGACCGGGATTGAGGATATCTGCGGTCACTACGGGCATCACCACTGGAAAGACAA GCTGAATCGCTTCAACAAGAAGTACGTGAAGAAGTGCCTGATTGCGGGGGAGCGGTCCAAGGAGCCCCAGCTCATCGCTTTCTATCACAAGATGGAGATGAAGCAGGCGATTGAGCTGGTGGAGAGCGGGGGCTTAGGCAAGATCCCCTCGGCTGTCTCCACGGTCTCCATGCA GAACATCCAGCCCAAGACCCTCCCCGTGGAGCGCGCCCTTCCAGCCCTGTCCAaggacaaggaggaggagatcCGGAAAATCCTCCGCAACAACCTGCAGAAAACCAGGCAGAGG TTGCGGTCCTACAACCGGCACACACTGGTGGCCGACCCCTACGAGGAAGCCTGGAACCAGATGCTCCTGCGGAGGCAGAAGGCCCGGCAGCTGGAGCAGAAG ATGAATAATTACCTGACGGTGCCGGCTCACAAGCTGGATTCGCCGACGATGTCCCGGGCTCGCATAGGCTCAG ACCCGCTGGCCTACGAGCCCAAGCCGGACTCGGAGAACCTGCCCATCATCACGATCGACCCGGCCTCCCCGCAGTCCCCCGAGTCCGTGGACCTGGCGAACGAGGAGCTCAAGGGCTCCGGCCACCTCTCGTCCTCGCCcgaggaggatgaggaggggCTGGTGATGCGAGTGAAGGAGCCGTCGTCCCCCGGCACCGACGACGTCTTCACCCCGGGGACCAGCGACAGCCCCAGCAACCAGCGGATGCTGCGATGCCTGAGCGacccggggccgcggccggagcCGGAGGAAGGGGAGCCCTTCATCCCCAAGGGGCAGTAG